The window GAACATGTGCCGGGAGTAGACGGCGGTGAAGATCAGCGCGTGCACCTTGCGGCGCCGCCCACCATCGGCGTCGGTGAGCATCCCGAGGTAGCCGAAATCGATCTGGCATTCCACCCCGGGATCCCCGTCGGCGACCCGCACCGTGGTGTCCTTGCGGCCGAAACCGCAACGCTCACCGGCGAATCGGTTCAACGTGCGATACGGCACCACGCACCCCTGACGGGCCAGCAGGGTCTCGATCTTGGTGATCGTCAACGGACGCTGCTCACCCTCGCCGGCCACCCACGCGGTGATCTGGTCCTCGAACCCCAGCAGCTGTTCCCACGCTGCGCCGTGGCCATCCGGGCGTACCGGGCGCACCGCGTCGGCGACAGCCCCGATCAACCCGTCATCGACGGCCTCAACGCCGTCGCTGCGGTGCAGACCAGCCGCTTGCGCAGCCTCGACGTAGCGGCGCACAGTTTTGCGGTCCACGCCGCAATGCGCGGCGATCGTGCGGTAGCCCGGTGCCGGTAGCCCGGCGACCCCCAGCCACACCCGCAGCACTTCCCTGATCTCGTTCACACTGACCTCCCGAAAAGCCATGCCCGCCGCCTCCGTGACTTCGACCGTCACGGCGATCAAACGAACAGATGAAGGGACCACCGACGCGACGCGCCGGTGGTCCCATAACTGGCAATCCAGGTGGTCCCATCACCCTGGCAAAATCAGCTCACACTGGTCCCATCCTCCTGGCAGACGACATGCAGCATCAACGCGGCGCTGGTGCTCAAGGAGTTTTGTATACGCCGACTGGCCGACCTGTTGACGCTCCGGTTCCGTCAGGACCACATCCCACAGATACGACCGTCGCGACTCGTGGAACCAGGCACCATCGGGATACTGGACAGAGAAGACGCGTTCGCGTTCCAGCGCGTTGCGCGTCGCACCCCAGGCGACCGCGTCGACGCCTAGGTGTCGTGACCTGAGACGTTGTTGTCAGCCGGCGAGCCGGCTGATGGGTGGGTGTCCGCGCAGAGCGGAGTGGCCTCGTTGAGTGTTGTATCGGTGCAGGAATCGGTCAAGTCCTCGTGTGCGCAGGCTGTTTGACGTCCATGGTCGGGCGTAGGCCCATTCGTTGAGCAGCGTCCGGTTGAAGCGTTCGACTTTGCCGTTGGTCCAAGGGCAGCCCGGTTTGATGAACCGGCGCCGCAGGCCCCAGGCGGTGCACACCCAGCCCCAGTTGGTGCCGTGCCGGTAGACCAACGCGTTGTCGGTCAACAGCCGCCGTACGCGGATGCCGTGGCTGGCGAACCATGTCATCGCGCGGTGCAGAAATTCTGCGCAGGTCGGGTCTTTCTCATCGGAGAGGACTTCGCTGTAGGCCAGCCGGGTGTGGTTATCGATGGCGGTGTGGACGTAGTCGTAGCCGATCCGGGTCGTCTTGTGGCGGTTGGCCACTGAGACCGCTGCGTCGCGTCCGTGCAGACGCCACCCGCCGCCTTTGGGGATGCGTCCGAGCTTTTTGACATCGACGTGGACCAGCGAGCCCGGGGTGCGGTGCTCGTAGCGGTTGGGGCTGCGCCGCGACGAGCGCACCGGCTCGCCGGTGATCGGGTCGATCGCGGCCAGATGGGGCACCTGGTGGCGGGCCAGGATCCGCCCGACCGTAGACGGGTTCAGGCCGAGTTCGGCGGCCAGGACGACTGCGCCGCGCTTGCGGCGGCATCGGGCGGCGAGCACTTTCTGCTCGATCTTTTTACTGGTGCGTGCCGGCATCCGGATCGGTCGCGAGGACCGATCGGCCAGAGCTGCATCGCCGCCCTCCTCGTAGCGGCGTAGCCACTTGTAGACCGTGGCAAGGGAAATACCCAGCTGCTCTGCGACGTGAGCGGGTGGCCAGCCGGCCGCGACACGCTCAACGATGAGGCGACGAGCGAACAGATTGGTACGGGCGTTAGCGTGAGACACGAGGACCTCCTACGGGTGAATGCCAGACACATCCACTCCGTCAGGAGGTCCTCCCTTTTTCAACCAGGCGCGCCGTCAACAACCTGTCAGGTCACGACACCTAGGTAGCCAGGAATCTCAGCTTCGGGCAGCGGGTAGGCGAATGCGGACAGTCGTCGTGCGGCATGGTGAGCCTCTGTAGGTAATCGCATCAACGCGTCAGCCAGTACATCGTTGAAAAGCGTTGGTGCCGAGTAGTGGTCGACTCGACCGCCACTTCTGAGATGCGCGACCAAGCCCTCAACCAGAAGCGGATAGCCTGCGGTTAAGGCGTAAACGTCGTCCACATACTTATCCAACCCAGCTGATGCGAGCCAGCGCTCAACGTCATCGCGACCCAGGCCTGCGACCTGCACCTCGGGCACGCCCAACTTCCGTAGTCGGGTCAAGCCAGACGTGGAGTCGATTTCCGCGGACGACCAGGCGACGACTATCCGGACGCGGTGCGCGGGTTTCACCACCAATGAGCTCAGCACTCGCTGGTCGTCATCGCTGAGGCGGTTCCCCTCATCCAGCGTTATGACGATGTCGCGACCCACGACCGCCGCCACCTCGTCTCCCATTCGCACTAGCAGCCGGACGACGTTGATATCCGATTGCGCACGGAGCGTCCGCCGTAACTCCGGACCGCTGTCCTTGTTCAGCGTCGCCCAGAACTTCAGCAACCCCTTCCCCGCGTTCTGACCGAGTTTGGTCTTGGCGAACTCGATCACTTCTTCTACAACGGCATCGGCCAGTGCCCTACCGACTTCGAGTGCCGCTTCCTTCGTCGCGTGCCGCAGCCGCTTAGCCAGGTCACGCCATTTCCCTTGACCAGGACCAGCGGTCGCCAGCACCGTCGCCAAAGAGTCAATCAACGCAGTCTGCAGCGACCCGCTGTCGAAAGGACACACCGCCACCGGCGCCGCCACTACGGAGCTCGGATACTCCGCAACAGTCGCTTGCAGCACCGAAGACTTTCCGGTTCCGGTGTCACCCGTGACGAGCACAACCGGACCGCCACTTGTAACGACTTGCCACACCTCTGGACGCATGCGCTCAGCCTCGCAAGTCGATCCGACACGCTCGTCGTGACACAACCGTCTCGGTGACGGCCCAGGCATAAACGCCATGCGCGCGTGGCGAGCGCTTCAATACAGCGGCAATTCTCACTCCCATGTCATATACGACATTGGGATGACATCCGAGATGAGAATGCGACATTTCAAATGAGAACCGACAGCCGCGGTGCCTATTTCGCCATGTTCGAGAACCGCGACAGGTGCAGCTGATGGGCGACGGTGACCGTCCGCGTCGGGCCGGCGCGGTGCTTGGCCACGATCAGGTCCGCTTCCCCGCCGCGGGGGTCGTCGCTCTCGAACGCGTCCGGCCGGTGCAGCAGGATTACCATATCCGCGTCCTGCTCGATCGATCCCGATTCACGGAGATCGGACAGCATCGGCTTCTTGTCGGTGCGCTGCTCCGGTCCACGGTTCAGCTGGCTCATCGCGACCACCGGAACTTCCAGCTCCTTGGCCAAAAGCTTGATCTGCCTTGAGAATTCGGAGACTTCCTGCTGACGCGACTCCACCTTCTTGCCTGAAGTCATCAGCTGCAGGTAGTCGATCACGATGAGGCGCAGATCTGCCTTCTGCTTCAACCGCCGCGCCTTCGCCCGGATCTCCATCATCGTGAGGTTCGGCGAATCGTCGATGTAGAGCGGCGCTTCGCTGATCTCACTCATGCGGCGCGCCAGCTTGGTCCAGTCGTCGTCGTTCATCCGGCCCGATCTCATGTCGGCCAGTTTGATCTTCGCCTCCGCCGACAGCAGACGCATGACGATCTCGGTCTTGCTCATCTCCAGAGAGAACACGATGCTCGGCAGCTGATGCTTGATCGAGCAGGACCGCATGAAATCCAGTCCGAGAGTGGAGTTGTGGGTCGGGATCATCGACCGGCCGGCCAGATACAGATGGTCGTCGTTGTCCACCTCGACGCACCGCACCGGCACGCTCGGCACAGGGCGCACATCCGTGATGAACCGCGAACCCGAGCGGACCGTGCTCGCGCTACGCCGACGCTCCTTGTGCAGCACCGCTTTCCGGTGCAGCCCGAAGACCACGTCGTCGGTGCTGAAATTGATCGTGTACGCCACGGACGAGTCGGCGCTGCGACCGTTCACGGCCTTCTTTGCGATCTGGCAGCGGTATCCGAGCGACACGACCAGCTCGGCGACATCGCCGATCAGGCGCGCATTCGTCCCGGTGTACTGCACAGAACCGCCGTTGGGGACTGTGCCGTCCGTATCGAGAAGCCCCGCCAGCAAGGCCCGGCGCTGCTCCTCCGACGCACGGAGGTAATCGATCGGAATGTGCTTGGCGCCAAGGACTCCGATCGTGCGCAGGCGCTCCCCCGACAGGCCGCGGTCCTCGCCCTCGATGCGCATCAGGATCTCGGGGTCGGCAGTCGTGATCTGAGCGGCCGTCGACGCTCCGTCACCGAGCCACGCACCCAGGGTGTACGGCGAGATGAGAAGATCCTGCGCGGTCCCCTGGATGGGCGCGGTGTTGACGACCGAATGATTGAAACCCAGCGTCTCGGCGATCTCACGCGTCGTACGGATCGCGGCCGACTTCCGCGACGCCCTCGTCTCGGTCAGCCACTGATGCTCGGCATCTGCGACGAGGACCGTGCCATCGGAGAATTCGACCTCGAAGCACGGCCGGTCGACCATCACGTTGGTCGCCGCGACCACCCGCGTCGGCTTGCCGTCAGCACCGATGAGGAAGTCGCCGACCTTGACCTCGGCCATCGTGGTCCAACCGGTCGGCGTCGGAAGCGGGGTGTCCAGCGCCAGAGCCTTGCCCATACCCGGCCTCGCCGCAACCACGATCATCTGACCCGGGTGCAGTCCGTTGGTCAGCTCGTCGAGGTCGGTGAACCCCGTCGGCACCCCCTTGGAGATGCCGCCCTGCGAGGCGATCGCGTCGATCTCGTCCATCGCGGGCTGCAGAATCTCTTCGAGGATCACGTAGTCCTCGGAGGACTTGCGTTCGGTGACGTCGTAGATCTCGGCCTGGGCCCGGTCCACGATCTCGTTTACGTCGGCCCCGTCGGCACCGGCGTAGCCGTACTGCACCACGCGCGTGCCCGCCTCGACCAGACGGCGCAGCAGCGACTTCTCCGCGACGATCTCCGCGTAGTACCCCGCGTTGGCCGCGGTCGGCACCGTCGAGATCAGCGTGTGCAGATACGGCGCACCACCCACCCGGCGCAACAGACCGCGCCGGTCGAGTTCGGCGGCGACGGTGACCGCGTCGGCCGGTTCACCCCGCCCGTACAGGTCCAGGATCGCGTCGTAGACGAGTTGGTTGGCCGGCTTGTAGAAGTCCCCGGGCCGCAGTTTCTCCAGCACGTCGGCGACGGCGTCCTTGCTCAGCAGCATGCCGCCCAGCACCGCCTGCTCGGCGGCGGCGTCCTGCGGGGGTTGGCGGCCGAAGTCCTCGCTGGGAGGCGGCTCGAGGTCGGACCGATCCCCTGAACGACCCCGATCATCTACGACAGCCACGCGACGTCTCTCCTCCTCGATCGAATGTGAACAGACGTTCGAAGGTTACCGCCGTGATGCTAGAACCAGCCTCCGACAAAGCCCCCCGCAAGGACGGCGAACCAGCCCTGCGACGGGTAACGCTAGACGTTGCTGGCGAGGACGCAACCGCCCCCTGTTGATGAGCCTGTGGATGGGGTGTGGATACGTCAGGTCGAGCATGTTGAGGCCTTGGGGAGAACTTGTTAATAGACATCGTCGTCAAGCGCGTTTTCCCAGCTAGACCTACGGTAGGCCGGTGGAGGACCTGTGGATGGGAAATTGCTCGGCGTGTCGTGCCGGGTTGACGGGTCGGGCGTGTTGTGTTTCCGCCCGGGGCCCCGCAGGTTAACGCCAGGTTAGGTTCGCTGGGATTGCCCCGCCCGAAAAAGTTCGCCACCGAAAACGGCAACGGCCGGGCGCAGACCTTGTAAGGTCTACGCCCGGCCGTGGAGCCGGTATCGCTAGCCCGCGACGACGTTCAGCGACAGCGCCGCGTTCACATCCGGGTGCAGGCGCACCGTGATCGGATGGGTGCCGGTCGACTTGATGTGCGCCTTGGGCAGATCGACGGTCCGCTTCTCCAGGTTCGGGCCGCCGGCCTTCTTGATGGCGGAGACGACGTCGGCCGCCGTCACCGAACCGAACAGCTTGCCCGAGTCGCCGGCGGTCTTGACCGACAGCTCGACGGACTCCAGCGCCTCGATGGCCGTCTTGAGCTCGCGGGCGTGCTCCAGGCCCTTGACGCCCTTGAGTTCCTGCGCGCGACGGATGTCGTCGGCCTGGCGCTGCGCACCACGGGTGGCGACGATCGCCAGCCCGCGCGGGAGCAGGTAGTTGCGGCCGTAGCCGTCCTTCACCTCGACGGTGTCGCCCGCGACACCGAGGTGCTCGACCTCAGCGGTAAGAATCAGTTTCATCTCTTCGCCCCTATCGCGTCGACGAGCTGAAGGGAAGCAGGGCGACCTCGCGCGCATTCTTCACAGCGATCGCGATGTCACGCTGGTGCTGAACGCAGTTACCGGTGACCCGGCGGGCACGGATCTTGCCGCGCTCGCTGATGTAGGTACGCAGCAGCTGCGTGTCCTTGTAATCGATCACCTGGTTCTTGCCCTTTTTCGAGCAGAACACGCACTTACGGGTCTTGACCGGCTTTTCCGGAGCCGGCCGCCTCTTCGTGGAGGAGGACTTCGCCATGTCTATCTCTTTCTAAAAATGAGTGTGTTGATCTAGAAGGGCGGTTCGTCGTCGGCGCCGCCGAACGAGCCCGATGCGGGCGCACTGCCCCACGGGTCCTCGGCCGGGCCGGTGTTGGAGGGCGCCGGGCGGGAGTTGCCTCCGCCGCCTCCGCCGAATCCACCGCCGCCGCCGCCACTGCGGCTGGCCTTGTTGACCTTCGCCGTCGCGTACCGCAACGACGGGCCGATCTCGTCGACCTCGAGCTCCATCACCGTGCGCTTCTCACCCTCACGGGTTTCGAACGAACGCTGCTTGAGCCGACCGCTGACGATGACCCGCGAGCCGCGAACCAAGCTCTCGGCGACGTTCTCCGCAGCCTCGCGCCAGATGTTGCAGCGGAGGAACAGCGCTTCGCCGTCCTTCCACTCGTTGGTCTGACGGTCGAACATGCGGGGCGTCGAAGCCACCGTGAAGTTCGCAACGGCCGCGCCCGAGGGCGTGAACCGGAGTTCGGGGTCAGCGGTCAGGTTTCCGATGACCGTGATGATCGTGTCACCAGCCACAAGGTCCTCCTGGATGTCGGCAGGGTGCGAGAGCAGTCGCAGGCGAGCCTACGGGCCTGCTCCGACGTGCACAGCCCGTCACGCGAGTTCGCGTGATCAGTGCTTCTCGGTCCGCATCACCTTGGTCCGCAGCACGGACTCGTTCAGGTTCAGCTGGC is drawn from Mycolicibacterium gilvum and contains these coding sequences:
- a CDS encoding AAA family ATPase, translated to MAFMPGPSPRRLCHDERVGSTCEAERMRPEVWQVVTSGGPVVLVTGDTGTGKSSVLQATVAEYPSSVVAAPVAVCPFDSGSLQTALIDSLATVLATAGPGQGKWRDLAKRLRHATKEAALEVGRALADAVVEEVIEFAKTKLGQNAGKGLLKFWATLNKDSGPELRRTLRAQSDINVVRLLVRMGDEVAAVVGRDIVITLDEGNRLSDDDQRVLSSLVVKPAHRVRIVVAWSSAEIDSTSGLTRLRKLGVPEVQVAGLGRDDVERWLASAGLDKYVDDVYALTAGYPLLVEGLVAHLRSGGRVDHYSAPTLFNDVLADALMRLPTEAHHAARRLSAFAYPLPEAEIPGYLGVVT
- the dnaB gene encoding replicative DNA helicase, translating into MAVVDDRGRSGDRSDLEPPPSEDFGRQPPQDAAAEQAVLGGMLLSKDAVADVLEKLRPGDFYKPANQLVYDAILDLYGRGEPADAVTVAAELDRRGLLRRVGGAPYLHTLISTVPTAANAGYYAEIVAEKSLLRRLVEAGTRVVQYGYAGADGADVNEIVDRAQAEIYDVTERKSSEDYVILEEILQPAMDEIDAIASQGGISKGVPTGFTDLDELTNGLHPGQMIVVAARPGMGKALALDTPLPTPTGWTTMAEVKVGDFLIGADGKPTRVVAATNVMVDRPCFEVEFSDGTVLVADAEHQWLTETRASRKSAAIRTTREIAETLGFNHSVVNTAPIQGTAQDLLISPYTLGAWLGDGASTAAQITTADPEILMRIEGEDRGLSGERLRTIGVLGAKHIPIDYLRASEEQRRALLAGLLDTDGTVPNGGSVQYTGTNARLIGDVAELVVSLGYRCQIAKKAVNGRSADSSVAYTINFSTDDVVFGLHRKAVLHKERRRSASTVRSGSRFITDVRPVPSVPVRCVEVDNDDHLYLAGRSMIPTHNSTLGLDFMRSCSIKHQLPSIVFSLEMSKTEIVMRLLSAEAKIKLADMRSGRMNDDDWTKLARRMSEISEAPLYIDDSPNLTMMEIRAKARRLKQKADLRLIVIDYLQLMTSGKKVESRQQEVSEFSRQIKLLAKELEVPVVAMSQLNRGPEQRTDKKPMLSDLRESGSIEQDADMVILLHRPDAFESDDPRGGEADLIVAKHRAGPTRTVTVAHQLHLSRFSNMAK
- the rplI gene encoding 50S ribosomal protein L9, whose translation is MKLILTAEVEHLGVAGDTVEVKDGYGRNYLLPRGLAIVATRGAQRQADDIRRAQELKGVKGLEHARELKTAIEALESVELSVKTAGDSGKLFGSVTAADVVSAIKKAGGPNLEKRTVDLPKAHIKSTGTHPITVRLHPDVNAALSLNVVAG
- the rpsR gene encoding 30S ribosomal protein S18, producing the protein MAKSSSTKRRPAPEKPVKTRKCVFCSKKGKNQVIDYKDTQLLRTYISERGKIRARRVTGNCVQHQRDIAIAVKNAREVALLPFSSSTR
- a CDS encoding single-stranded DNA-binding protein is translated as MAGDTIITVIGNLTADPELRFTPSGAAVANFTVASTPRMFDRQTNEWKDGEALFLRCNIWREAAENVAESLVRGSRVIVSGRLKQRSFETREGEKRTVMELEVDEIGPSLRYATAKVNKASRSGGGGGGFGGGGGGNSRPAPSNTGPAEDPWGSAPASGSFGGADDEPPF
- a CDS encoding IS481 family transposase; protein product: MSHANARTNLFARRLIVERVAAGWPPAHVAEQLGISLATVYKWLRRYEEGGDAALADRSSRPIRMPARTSKKIEQKVLAARCRRKRGAVVLAAELGLNPSTVGRILARHQVPHLAAIDPITGEPVRSSRRSPNRYEHRTPGSLVHVDVKKLGRIPKGGGWRLHGRDAAVSVANRHKTTRIGYDYVHTAIDNHTRLAYSEVLSDEKDPTCAEFLHRAMTWFASHGIRVRRLLTDNALVYRHGTNWGWVCTAWGLRRRFIKPGCPWTNGKVERFNRTLLNEWAYARPWTSNSLRTRGLDRFLHRYNTQRGHSALRGHPPISRLAG